In Candidatus Krumholzibacteriia bacterium, one genomic interval encodes:
- a CDS encoding PrsW family intramembrane metalloprotease, translating into MQIIDLLTRFLVSLLPVVLFLIALVYLDSYKLVHVRNLMMAILIGCATALLGLVLNDSVISHLGLDRAVVSRYVAPPVEELLKAVWVAWLIARKRVGFLVDAAIVAFAVGTGFALIENTYYIKTLHASSVFVWIIRGLGTAVMHGGVTALFGIISKNLYDVSGKWTAFIPGLLVAAALHSLYNHFILPPVMTTIVLYATLPAILLFAFWRSERATKRWLGTQMDVDAELLEIITSGSISESRIGHYVEIIKEQFSPEVLVDMLCYLRIHVELAISAKGLLMMREAGFKASPPSGTREQFAELRHLEKSIGPTGRLALAPFLHQSTRDLWQIYMLEQ; encoded by the coding sequence GTGCAGATCATCGATCTCCTCACCCGATTCCTCGTGAGCCTCCTGCCGGTGGTTCTCTTTCTGATCGCCCTGGTCTATCTGGACAGCTACAAGCTGGTGCACGTGCGCAACCTGATGATGGCCATCCTGATCGGTTGCGCCACCGCGCTGCTGGGCCTGGTGCTCAACGATTCCGTGATTTCGCACCTGGGTCTGGACCGCGCGGTGGTGTCGCGCTACGTGGCGCCGCCCGTCGAGGAGCTGCTCAAGGCGGTGTGGGTGGCGTGGCTCATAGCGCGCAAGCGCGTCGGTTTCCTGGTGGACGCGGCCATCGTTGCCTTCGCGGTGGGGACGGGCTTCGCGCTCATCGAGAACACCTACTACATCAAGACGCTGCACGCGAGCAGCGTCTTCGTGTGGATTATCCGCGGTCTCGGCACCGCTGTCATGCATGGTGGCGTAACCGCGCTCTTCGGCATCATCTCCAAGAACCTGTACGACGTAAGCGGAAAGTGGACCGCGTTCATCCCCGGCCTGCTGGTGGCGGCCGCGCTGCACTCGCTGTACAACCACTTCATCCTGCCGCCGGTGATGACCACCATCGTGCTGTATGCCACGCTGCCGGCCATCCTGCTGTTTGCGTTCTGGCGCAGCGAGCGCGCCACCAAGCGCTGGTTGGGCACGCAGATGGACGTGGATGCGGAACTGCTGGAGATCATCACCTCGGGGAGCATCTCCGAGAGCCGCATCGGTCACTACGTGGAGATCATCAAGGAGCAGTTCTCACCGGAGGTGCTGGTGGACATGCTGTGCTACCTGCGCATCCATGTGGAGCTGGCCATCAGCGCCAAGGGACTGTTGATGATGCGCGAGGCGGGCTTCAAGGCCTCGCCGCCGTCGGGTACGCGCGAGCAGTTCGCTGAACTGCGCCACCTGGAGAAGTCCATCGGCCCCACCGGACGGCTGGCGCTGGCACCGTTCCTCCACCAGAGCACGCGCGACCTCTGGCAGATCTACATGCTGGAGCAGTAG
- a CDS encoding T9SS type A sorting domain-containing protein, producing the protein MLKYVLVALVFAPLALHGGAARACDYLLVSTSDFSTGSTSSLNVNTKAATLDVEPIHSDAVLRASGVDGLIYAVNRSGGDNIQVLDPCNAFNTLHQYSTGNGSNPHDIVFVSTTKAYVSRYDMTSVLIMNPQTGATLGTINLATFADADGLPEMDQMFLAGSYLCVLLQRLDRTNFYTPVGTSYMAVIDTGTDTVVDMNPGMNGVQPVTLLHPNNYSEVNTRTVGATSQAYFSCVGFFGVLDGAVIGVDMADVTSQSVILTEAAAGGDILDVEIINATRGYAIVATPSFTTVLIAFNPATGTKTGNTLYAPGGYDLNDCEPDDLLGVLLLTDRKVTAPGIRCYDLATGVAQGGLINVGLPPFDILVSHGLPVAVGDSPALTALGANYPNPFNPSTTVPFTLARAGNVTLRVYDVSGRVVATLVDGVMPAGAHTRVWNGRNDAGAPVSSGVYFYELVAGDFRQTRKMVLLK; encoded by the coding sequence ATGCTGAAATATGTCCTCGTCGCACTCGTTTTCGCACCGCTCGCCCTGCACGGTGGCGCCGCGCGGGCCTGCGACTACCTGCTCGTCTCGACCAGCGACTTCTCCACCGGCTCGACATCGTCGCTCAACGTGAACACCAAGGCGGCCACGCTGGACGTGGAGCCGATTCATTCCGATGCGGTGCTGCGCGCCAGCGGCGTCGATGGATTGATCTACGCGGTCAACCGCTCCGGCGGCGACAACATCCAGGTCCTGGACCCATGCAACGCCTTCAACACGCTGCACCAGTACTCCACCGGCAACGGCAGCAACCCGCACGACATCGTGTTCGTTTCGACGACCAAGGCGTACGTCTCGCGCTACGACATGACCAGCGTGCTCATCATGAACCCGCAGACGGGTGCGACACTGGGCACCATCAACCTGGCCACGTTCGCCGACGCCGACGGGCTGCCGGAGATGGACCAGATGTTTCTGGCTGGCAGCTATCTGTGCGTGCTCTTGCAGCGCCTGGACCGCACCAACTTCTACACCCCGGTGGGAACCAGCTACATGGCGGTGATCGACACCGGCACCGACACGGTGGTGGACATGAACCCCGGCATGAACGGCGTGCAGCCGGTGACGCTGCTGCACCCCAACAACTACTCCGAGGTGAATACCCGCACCGTGGGCGCCACCAGCCAGGCGTACTTTTCGTGCGTGGGGTTCTTCGGCGTGCTGGACGGTGCGGTAATCGGCGTGGACATGGCGGATGTGACCTCGCAGTCGGTCATTCTTACCGAGGCGGCGGCGGGCGGCGATATCCTGGACGTGGAGATCATCAACGCCACGCGCGGCTACGCCATCGTCGCCACGCCGTCCTTCACCACCGTGCTGATTGCGTTCAACCCTGCCACGGGCACCAAGACTGGCAACACGCTGTACGCGCCGGGCGGCTACGACCTCAACGACTGCGAACCGGACGACCTGCTCGGCGTGCTGCTGCTGACCGACCGCAAGGTCACCGCGCCGGGAATCCGCTGCTACGACCTCGCCACGGGTGTCGCGCAGGGCGGGTTGATCAACGTGGGCCTGCCGCCCTTCGACATCCTGGTGAGCCACGGGCTTCCGGTTGCGGTGGGTGACTCGCCCGCGCTCACCGCGCTGGGTGCGAACTACCCCAACCCGTTCAACCCGTCCACCACGGTTCCCTTCACGCTGGCGCGCGCGGGGAACGTGACGCTGCGTGTGTACGACGTGTCCGGCCGTGTGGTGGCAACGCTGGTGGACGGTGTGATGCCCGCGGGCGCGCACACCCGCGTGTGGAATGGCCGCAACGACGCGGGCGCCCCGGTGTCGAGCGGGGTGTACTTCTACGAGCTGGTGGCAGGCGACTTCCGGCAGACACGAAAAATGGTTTTGCTGAAGTAG